A window of the Methyloprofundus sp. genome harbors these coding sequences:
- a CDS encoding type IV pilus assembly protein PilB codes for MAISDEKLLEAGIRSGLIEARQLDALRLAARKKQLPLLRVVQAHYRFPLSVLYRAVAEQSGLAYIDIISCKIADSYFKKIPPSLIRRIAVLPVVSGEQVYLAVANPFERASIDTIQRLLGQPLPLAVVDASALSIKIARVLENQATAVTAGSSVAEATDLVNLLDVIISEAYLNRASDIHLVIEKTGLRVRLRIDGKLHDYPVAVDLDAGLGIISRIKVLSDLDISEQRQPQDGGFSYYLAAPIDKSFNIRVATAPIRLGERVTMRLLAEESNALSLIDLGMASADLVRFRQAIAKPYGLILLTGPTGSGKSTTLCAALQEINQPDINIMTVENPIEYVIAGVSQLQTGSKVSFAAALRSFLRHDPDVLMVGEIRDAETADVAVKAAMTGHMVFSTLHTNNAVSAVTRLIDIGCEPFLIGSTVTAVIAQRLVRQLCVHCRTPRLAHASEFEELGVVEAVSIFQPVGCSLCQGSGYKGRLGLFETLWFDDQLARMVTRGADEEMLEENAGKRLQYMWEDGIRKVLQGLTTLDELRNVATYKTHPVLREG; via the coding sequence ATGGCAATAAGTGATGAGAAATTATTAGAGGCTGGGATACGCAGTGGTTTGATTGAGGCACGGCAATTAGACGCTTTGCGTTTGGCGGCTCGCAAAAAACAGCTACCTTTATTACGGGTGGTACAAGCACATTACCGTTTTCCATTGTCTGTTTTGTATCGTGCAGTCGCCGAGCAAAGTGGGCTTGCTTATATTGATATTATCAGTTGCAAGATCGCGGATAGTTATTTTAAAAAAATTCCGCCAAGCTTAATTCGTCGTATAGCGGTGTTGCCAGTGGTGTCTGGGGAACAAGTGTACTTGGCGGTTGCCAATCCATTTGAGCGAGCGTCAATTGATACTATCCAGCGTCTTTTAGGGCAGCCGTTACCTTTAGCAGTTGTTGATGCCTCTGCATTAAGCATAAAAATAGCCCGAGTTCTAGAGAACCAAGCGACTGCTGTGACAGCAGGTAGTTCGGTAGCAGAGGCAACGGATTTAGTTAATTTATTAGATGTTATTATTAGTGAGGCGTATTTAAACCGTGCTTCCGATATTCATTTAGTGATAGAAAAAACAGGGTTGCGCGTGCGTCTACGTATTGATGGTAAGTTGCATGATTACCCTGTTGCTGTTGATCTGGACGCAGGCTTGGGGATCATTTCGCGGATTAAAGTGCTGTCTGATCTGGATATTTCCGAGCAACGTCAACCTCAGGATGGTGGTTTTTCTTATTACTTGGCAGCTCCCATTGATAAAAGCTTTAATATCCGCGTGGCAACTGCCCCGATACGCTTAGGTGAACGGGTTACAATGCGCTTGTTGGCTGAGGAGTCTAATGCCTTGAGCCTGATAGATTTAGGTATGGCAAGTGCAGATTTGGTGCGTTTTAGGCAGGCAATTGCCAAACCTTATGGCTTAATTTTATTGACGGGTCCTACCGGTAGTGGCAAGTCGACAACTTTATGTGCGGCGTTACAGGAAATTAATCAGCCGGATATTAATATTATGACCGTAGAAAACCCGATTGAGTATGTGATTGCCGGAGTTTCCCAGTTACAGACTGGTTCGAAAGTGAGTTTTGCAGCTGCTTTGCGTTCATTTCTACGTCATGATCCTGATGTATTGATGGTGGGTGAGATACGCGATGCCGAGACAGCCGATGTTGCGGTGAAGGCGGCGATGACCGGGCATATGGTTTTTTCTACATTGCATACCAATAACGCGGTGAGTGCAGTGACGCGTTTAATTGACATTGGTTGTGAGCCTTTTTTGATTGGCTCTACAGTTACCGCGGTTATTGCGCAACGTTTGGTACGGCAATTATGTGTCCATTGCCGTACGCCAAGACTTGCACACGCAAGTGAATTTGAGGAGTTAGGTGTCGTTGAGGCCGTCAGTATTTTTCAGCCAGTGGGTTGTTCATTATGCCAAGGTTCCGGGTATAAAGGTAGGCTAGGCTTGTTCGAGACTTTGTGGTTTGATGATCAGTTGGCTCGTATGGTGACTCGGGGAGCGGATGAAGAAATGTTGGAAGAGAATGCTGGCAAGCGTCTGCAATATATGTGGGAAGATGGCATACGTAAAGTATTGCAAGGGCTGACGACATTGGATGAGCTGCGTAATGTAGCAACTTATAAAACGCATCCAGTACTACGCGAGGGTTGA
- a CDS encoding type IV pilus assembly protein PilC has product MAYFSYVALNNMGTEVAGEVQADDLSAAMQSLRQRGFRVMELKEARGQQGFLGQANFSDWLASQRSVSAASMIFFFRQMAFMLAAGLSVSQALSLAQAQMTSSRLNLTLRLMQKDIESGHAMSVAMQKHKDVFPDIVVNLIVAGETTGDLGSIMERLAIHFEKRAALRAQMINAMIYPCFVVFAAIGVGVFMVVKIIPQFAKFLLGKGKALPPSTQMLIDLSDVIRADGLFIIALLIAIVIALLLFYQTRSGRLAIDMVLLRLPMMGPLQVKASMAQLSWALSILIRSGVTVFDAMKVTSQLLANRVYSDQLQVAAEKILQGQDISRSINHPQIPVLVVQMIAIGEGTGKLDEVLQELGTYYESLLSIAVKRLSAMIEPMMILVIGGMVGFVYYAFFQALFSLVGQG; this is encoded by the coding sequence GTGGCTTATTTTTCCTATGTGGCACTCAATAATATGGGGACGGAAGTTGCAGGTGAAGTGCAGGCTGATGATTTAAGTGCTGCCATGCAGAGCTTGCGGCAACGAGGTTTCCGCGTTATGGAGTTAAAGGAAGCGCGCGGGCAACAAGGTTTCTTGGGGCAGGCTAACTTTTCTGATTGGCTGGCTTCCCAGCGTTCAGTCAGTGCTGCGAGTATGATTTTTTTCTTTCGGCAAATGGCTTTTATGCTGGCTGCGGGGCTCTCGGTTAGCCAGGCACTGAGCTTGGCACAAGCCCAAATGACCAGTAGCCGCCTGAACTTGACGCTACGTTTGATGCAAAAGGATATTGAGTCTGGACATGCTATGTCGGTTGCCATGCAAAAACATAAAGACGTGTTTCCTGACATAGTGGTTAACCTTATAGTAGCAGGCGAAACCACAGGTGATCTTGGTAGCATCATGGAGCGATTGGCTATTCATTTTGAGAAAAGGGCCGCTTTGCGCGCGCAAATGATTAATGCGATGATTTATCCATGCTTCGTCGTGTTTGCGGCCATTGGGGTAGGGGTTTTTATGGTGGTTAAGATTATTCCCCAATTTGCTAAGTTCTTATTAGGTAAAGGCAAAGCTTTACCACCATCGACTCAGATGCTGATTGACCTTTCCGATGTGATACGTGCGGATGGCTTATTTATTATTGCGCTATTGATTGCAATCGTCATTGCCCTGTTGCTTTTTTATCAAACACGCAGCGGCCGTTTGGCGATAGATATGGTTTTGTTGCGTTTGCCTATGATGGGGCCTTTACAAGTTAAGGCTTCTATGGCTCAGTTATCATGGGCTTTGTCGATACTTATACGTAGTGGGGTAACGGTATTTGACGCTATGAAGGTGACCAGTCAATTGCTTGCTAACCGCGTCTATTCTGATCAGTTGCAAGTTGCTGCCGAGAAAATTTTACAAGGACAAGATATCTCTCGTAGTATCAATCACCCGCAAATCCCTGTCTTGGTAGTACAGATGATTGCAATTGGAGAAGGTACGGGCAAGCTTGATGAAGTGTTGCAGGAGTTGGGCACTTATTACGAAAGTTTATTATCTATTGCGGTAAAACGCTTATCTGCAATGATTGAGCCGATGATGATATTGGTGATTGGCGGCATGGTTGGATTTGTTTATTACGCTTTTTTTCAGGCTTTATTTTCACTCGTCGGGCAGGGATAA
- a CDS encoding two-component system, NarL family, sensor histidine kinase UhpB produces MSLRFQITIRVLLFSLCIIIIGGTVAIWQARNAVNEEVESSINMALQLVKLGFSARPNLNINESEWAYGLNALKQTRHLSIQLIDPSGQLIHISENTALDAREDAPPRWFSGLVSVNHAKVEHKIQTAGDDTLTLIIQANPLDEITEVWGETIAFFLTICLLVLLTFLAVHLVFNKSLRAINAIVKELKSIETGDYKNKLPSFSIQEYDQIARAINHMADVLEQTRQQNQSLTQHSLQIQEEERQHLSQELHDELGQSLTAIKVLAATAAHSKSDTPKIMTSITEICDHLISVVRLMMRNLHPLILTELGLKATLEDMVNHWQDRNSSLSIKLFCEDDIDRLNHKVIIQLFRVIQECLTNINRHAQATEVQIELGIDERNNIFLKVIDNGLGCNIDKVKSGFGLLGMQERIKSLDGVFSVYSRLGEGVKVEAIIPIA; encoded by the coding sequence ATGAGTTTACGCTTTCAAATTACTATCCGAGTATTGCTATTTTCGCTCTGCATTATCATTATTGGTGGAACTGTTGCTATTTGGCAGGCCCGTAATGCGGTTAACGAGGAAGTTGAGTCATCGATTAATATGGCATTACAACTGGTTAAGCTTGGTTTTTCAGCAAGGCCAAACCTAAATATCAATGAGTCGGAATGGGCTTATGGGCTCAATGCTCTCAAACAAACTCGCCATTTGAGTATCCAGTTAATCGACCCTTCGGGGCAATTAATTCATATCTCCGAAAATACGGCTCTTGATGCTCGGGAAGACGCGCCACCGCGTTGGTTTTCTGGATTGGTAAGTGTAAATCACGCTAAAGTCGAGCATAAAATTCAGACAGCGGGTGATGATACTCTCACTCTCATTATTCAAGCAAACCCTTTGGATGAGATAACCGAAGTTTGGGGAGAAACCATTGCTTTTTTCCTGACCATTTGTTTATTGGTCCTATTGACCTTTTTGGCAGTACATTTGGTGTTTAATAAATCTTTGCGAGCTATTAATGCCATTGTTAAAGAATTGAAGTCGATTGAAACCGGCGATTACAAAAATAAATTACCCTCCTTTTCTATCCAGGAATATGATCAAATTGCTAGAGCTATTAATCATATGGCCGATGTTTTGGAGCAGACTCGCCAACAAAATCAATCATTAACGCAGCATTCTCTACAAATACAGGAAGAAGAGCGCCAGCATTTATCTCAGGAATTGCATGATGAGCTTGGACAATCTTTGACCGCAATCAAAGTATTAGCTGCGACAGCCGCACACAGCAAGTCTGATACGCCTAAAATTATGACCTCAATCACTGAAATTTGCGACCACCTGATTTCCGTTGTACGTTTGATGATGCGGAATTTGCATCCTTTAATCCTAACGGAACTGGGCTTAAAAGCGACTTTGGAAGATATGGTAAACCACTGGCAAGACAGAAATTCTAGTTTGTCGATTAAACTCTTTTGCGAGGATGATATTGATAGGCTGAATCACAAGGTTATTATTCAGCTATTTCGAGTGATTCAGGAGTGTTTAACCAATATTAATCGTCATGCGCAAGCAACTGAAGTGCAGATAGAGCTAGGTATTGATGAGCGCAACAACATTTTTCTTAAGGTCATTGATAATGGTTTAGGGTGCAACATTGATAAAGTAAAATCTGGTTTTGGCTTATTAGGCATGCAGGAAAGAATAAAATCACTGGATGGCGTGTTTTCTGTGTATTCACGGCTCGGTGAAGGTGTGAAAGTGGAAGCGATTATTCCTATCGCATAG
- a CDS encoding antitoxin MazE (type II toxin-antitoxin system antitoxin) has product MTVVIIQYIVSTSGYTLLGVIMKTEVKKWGNSAAVRLPGSILAAAHLNAGTPISIEVKGRKIIIEEISVPKPKRLKLPFSEQALLEGMTPDLAHADELALIVDIEFGE; this is encoded by the coding sequence TTGACAGTCGTTATTATTCAATATATTGTATCTACTTCTGGATATACGTTGTTAGGTGTTATTATGAAAACAGAAGTAAAAAAATGGGGAAATAGTGCGGCGGTTAGGTTGCCGGGGAGTATTCTTGCTGCGGCACACCTTAATGCAGGCACTCCTATTTCAATAGAAGTTAAAGGTCGGAAGATTATTATTGAGGAAATTAGTGTACCTAAGCCTAAGAGACTTAAACTGCCTTTTAGTGAGCAAGCATTATTAGAAGGAATGACCCCAGATTTAGCTCATGCTGATGAGCTTGCACTGATTGTTGATATAGAGTTTGGTGAATAA
- a CDS encoding mRNA interferase MazF (type II toxin-antitoxin system toxin), with protein MSEYIPQRNDVIWLDFDPTKGKEIGKYRPALVLSSHSYNQQTGLLICCPISTSIRGSITEVEINNLDKPSVVAANLIQTLSWKDRKAKLIVKAEKGVMQLVLVRIIPLIEADLVIDTFIE; from the coding sequence ATGTCAGAATATATACCACAACGGAATGATGTTATTTGGTTAGACTTTGACCCCACTAAAGGTAAAGAAATTGGTAAATATCGTCCAGCATTGGTTTTATCTTCGCATAGCTATAACCAACAAACAGGGTTATTGATTTGTTGCCCTATCAGTACCAGTATTCGAGGTAGTATCACTGAAGTCGAAATTAATAACTTAGACAAACCATCCGTAGTAGCCGCTAATTTAATCCAAACTTTGTCATGGAAAGATCGTAAAGCTAAGCTAATTGTTAAGGCAGAAAAAGGGGTAATGCAGTTGGTTCTAGTAAGGATTATTCCTCTGATTGAGGCAGATTTAGTGATTGATACTTTTATTGAATAA
- a CDS encoding transposase, IS66 family, whose amino-acid sequence MQLTCHDLSQLNEEELLNLSEEELRRLSIKLLNDLKEARERLSQSSRNSSRPPSSDAPWDKYANDQKSNEELVEPEEETESPGKKLEDKVKSPSPEPQKQDSENPLRKPRKQPGAQGFGRQQKIVITDYQHHYPQFCACCSQPLKTDSAIAYTAFETLDIEWADTLHPGIYLTNTKHVLYETTCSCHHITRKEVHRSSHESLPEISCSEWRLVGPGLASLIVCLSYRMRLSRERVQEFLHDWLGIRLSIGTINNTLHESGAAAMPIEEELVQEIVNSELLHVDETSWMELTTFLWLWVFTTDSVTAYWIASRSAELIENILGEDYVGWLMSDGYQVYRRYPNRMRCWAHLLRKAEGLKESLDKEAQLFGRQTLDLLGMLITSVRDARNQHPDEPLSKTYQLQLLVYQQLCVQMQSHTHKKSAALATEMLNDWEAIFRVLDYPQYPLTNNEAERALRHWVILRGICYGTRTEEGSRVFAILISVIETCRKRNQSPWVYLAAVIASQRTGSAVPALPSIKVSE is encoded by the coding sequence ATGCAACTCACCTGCCATGACTTAAGCCAGCTTAATGAAGAAGAGCTTCTAAATTTATCCGAAGAGGAATTGCGTCGCTTGTCGATAAAGTTGCTCAATGATTTAAAAGAAGCTCGCGAACGTTTAAGCCAAAGCTCACGAAATAGCTCTCGTCCACCCAGTAGCGATGCTCCTTGGGATAAATATGCCAACGATCAAAAAAGTAACGAAGAGCTGGTCGAACCTGAAGAAGAAACAGAAAGCCCTGGTAAAAAGCTTGAGGATAAAGTAAAAAGTCCCTCGCCAGAGCCTCAAAAGCAGGACTCGGAAAACCCCTTACGAAAGCCCAGGAAGCAGCCGGGAGCGCAAGGTTTCGGGCGCCAACAAAAAATTGTAATTACGGACTATCAACACCACTATCCTCAGTTTTGTGCCTGTTGCAGTCAGCCATTAAAGACAGATTCGGCAATAGCCTATACCGCCTTTGAAACCCTTGATATTGAATGGGCAGATACTCTGCATCCTGGTATATACCTGACAAATACCAAGCATGTCCTATATGAAACAACGTGCTCCTGTCATCACATCACGCGCAAAGAAGTTCATCGATCAAGCCATGAGTCACTGCCTGAGATCAGTTGCAGTGAATGGCGACTTGTTGGCCCTGGTCTCGCATCCTTGATTGTCTGCCTTAGCTATCGCATGCGCTTATCACGTGAGCGGGTACAGGAATTTTTGCACGATTGGCTAGGGATACGACTCAGTATCGGGACGATTAATAATACGCTTCATGAAAGTGGTGCTGCCGCGATGCCGATTGAAGAGGAGCTCGTACAAGAAATCGTCAATAGCGAATTGCTGCATGTAGATGAAACGTCTTGGATGGAGCTCACGACATTTCTATGGTTATGGGTCTTTACCACCGACAGCGTAACTGCCTATTGGATTGCCTCTCGCAGTGCCGAACTCATTGAGAATATATTGGGTGAAGACTATGTCGGCTGGCTAATGAGTGATGGTTATCAGGTCTACCGACGATACCCGAACCGTATGCGCTGTTGGGCGCATTTGCTACGAAAAGCAGAGGGGCTGAAAGAAAGCCTTGATAAAGAAGCGCAACTCTTTGGTAGGCAAACGCTTGATTTATTAGGTATGTTAATCACTTCAGTACGAGATGCAAGAAATCAGCACCCGGACGAACCACTATCAAAGACCTACCAATTACAGCTACTGGTCTATCAGCAACTATGCGTACAAATGCAATCGCATACTCACAAAAAATCGGCTGCACTGGCCACGGAAATGCTCAATGATTGGGAGGCTATTTTTCGCGTATTGGATTACCCTCAATACCCATTAACGAATAATGAAGCTGAACGGGCTTTGCGGCATTGGGTCATCTTGCGGGGCATTTGCTATGGTACGCGGACAGAAGAAGGCTCTCGCGTATTTGCCATTTTAATCAGTGTCATTGAAACGTGTCGAAAAAGAAACCAATCGCCCTGGGTTTATTTGGCAGCTGTCATAGCTAGTCAACGGACAGGTAGTGCGGTTCCAGCATTGCCTAGTATTAAGGTCTCTGAATAA
- a CDS encoding toxin ParE1/3/4 (type II toxin-antitoxin system toxin): MADFKLNKAAEEDLEHIYEYGIISFGLKQADDYYDGLIDHFHKLADNPYLWQTVDSIRAGYRRSIYTGESVYYRIDGETVEIMRILGSQDVTKEIE; encoded by the coding sequence ATGGCCGACTTTAAACTAAACAAGGCGGCTGAAGAAGATTTAGAGCATATCTATGAATATGGAATTATTTCTTTTGGACTAAAACAAGCAGATGATTATTACGATGGACTAATAGATCACTTTCATAAACTGGCTGATAACCCTTATTTATGGCAAACAGTTGATTCAATTCGTGCTGGGTACCGTCGTAGTATTTATACAGGAGAATCGGTTTATTATCGCATTGATGGTGAGACTGTTGAAATTATGCGGATTTTGGGGAGTCAAGATGTTACAAAAGAAATAGAGTAA
- a CDS encoding antitoxin ParD1/3/4 (type II toxin-antitoxin system antitoxin): MAMVKKSITLTEQQDAWIKAQIVSGDFGNDSEVVRNLIRKEQNQNTDIEAIRAALIEAEGRDFSTRTADEIKQAVQQRLRNNGRL; encoded by the coding sequence ATGGCAATGGTAAAAAAGAGTATTACGCTAACAGAACAGCAAGATGCCTGGATTAAGGCACAAATTGTATCAGGTGATTTTGGCAATGACAGCGAAGTTGTGCGTAATTTGATTCGCAAAGAACAGAATCAAAATACGGATATTGAAGCTATTCGTGCAGCACTGATTGAAGCAGAAGGTCGTGATTTTAGCACCCGCACAGCCGATGAAATTAAACAGGCCGTACAACAACGCTTAAGAAATAATGGCCGACTTTAA
- a CDS encoding phosphonate transport system substrate-binding protein has product MASMTLMVCPHDTAGDPLKWFQFAFYLTKYCNASTKYYKCLDFVEFHEKMSDADIVYANPQDSLELIEKHDFMPLVHSVNLYDEIVYIANNDVKSDSINAINEQECLSCNGMMVTRVGVKGLLEQQVQPAQVYSKDNWMAVVKAVSLGEKPYGFVYKDFYDGLNSMSKNIVTKVGETNEKSIFHSIFIKRKHQDKAQHFMDMLTQAHKDKKGVTVLQGVNIEKFIPVDSEEVLGFKALLALGSELIH; this is encoded by the coding sequence ATGGCAAGTATGACTTTAATGGTGTGTCCACACGATACCGCTGGAGATCCGCTTAAGTGGTTTCAGTTTGCTTTTTATTTAACTAAATATTGTAATGCCAGTACCAAGTATTATAAATGCCTGGATTTTGTCGAGTTTCATGAAAAGATGTCTGATGCTGATATAGTTTATGCTAACCCGCAAGACTCTTTAGAGTTGATAGAGAAGCATGACTTTATGCCATTGGTACATTCGGTCAATTTGTATGATGAGATTGTTTATATTGCTAACAATGACGTTAAGAGCGATTCGATTAATGCTATTAATGAGCAAGAATGCCTGAGTTGCAATGGCATGATGGTAACTCGTGTAGGCGTTAAAGGGCTGTTAGAACAACAGGTGCAACCAGCACAGGTGTATTCTAAAGATAATTGGATGGCAGTGGTTAAGGCGGTTAGTTTGGGTGAAAAACCTTATGGGTTTGTTTATAAGGATTTTTATGATGGCCTTAATAGTATGAGTAAAAATATTGTTACCAAGGTTGGCGAAACCAATGAGAAAAGTATTTTTCATTCAATCTTTATTAAACGTAAACATCAAGATAAAGCCCAACACTTTATGGATATGTTAACCCAAGCACATAAAGATAAAAAAGGTGTGACTGTGCTGCAAGGCGTTAATATTGAAAAATTTATCCCTGTCGATTCAGAAGAGGTACTTGGCTTTAAGGCATTGCTTGCTTTAGGGTCTGAGCTTATACATTAA
- a CDS encoding regulator of sigma D, translated as MLEKESTAVMKERAQTRQLIEELLTERNQVWNLYCKVAGVEPYQSDKPLTEQVQEFCQLLVDYISLGHFSIYQRITNAGEQRKSILTSAEHIYPQIVQTTEAVLGFNEKYQAATMPSEKITNDLSALGNQLANRIELEDELISKMLI; from the coding sequence ATGCTAGAAAAAGAAAGCACGGCCGTAATGAAAGAACGTGCGCAAACCAGACAACTTATAGAGGAATTACTGACTGAACGTAACCAAGTTTGGAATTTGTATTGTAAGGTTGCAGGAGTCGAGCCTTACCAATCCGACAAACCGCTTACTGAACAGGTACAAGAATTCTGTCAGTTATTGGTTGATTATATTTCACTCGGTCATTTTAGTATTTACCAACGTATTACTAATGCTGGCGAGCAACGTAAATCAATTCTCACATCTGCTGAACATATTTACCCACAAATTGTTCAGACAACTGAAGCTGTTTTAGGTTTTAATGAAAAATATCAAGCCGCAACAATGCCCTCAGAAAAAATAACAAATGACTTATCTGCTCTAGGCAATCAACTCGCTAATCGTATTGAGTTAGAAGATGAATTGATTAGTAAAATGCTAATATAA
- a CDS encoding two-component system, NarL family, sensor histidine kinase DevS has product MSNINNSSKSVLPKYEPSTWIYLAGFIYLSCILASTWLITQQAYLGLGLKASPEMSGLQVTEVNTIGSSNLKIGDQLIAITGKDNRHSLLSALSVMEEPDNFKTYPQYNQFIAHQQALNTILSQELVEVVLADGQSIEIVVAPSRPISHLPYQYWLLLVVAGIGFYIGLWLWVFRRGQIVARLIAVSGFGFMLGACGLAVYTNRELVIDPVHFKLLSTVNHLGNILFVSSSLAILCYYPSKIANKPFVAIIFIMMLSVWLNETLQYYEVPIHTFYVLPYFATSILGLIAGRWQWQQHKNNPVARASIRWFLLTLTLCIGSTLALYFIPALFDEAPLLPVWVAQIIMLMLYIGLVLGVVQYRLFDVEQWWFNCWIWFFSGCCVIAMDILLMYFFNITPLQSISAAVLLIAWCYFPLRQWLWAKTIHPQCTHLENFLPLLTEAYISSPSIKHFEHSWPDLLAKIYRPLSVKVHASVIDTVSLTDQGLSIVLPSLDNQKYIELSGLERGAKLFSMQDVHFIESALVYARNCINWKSVREEGAIQERERIRRDLHDDVGALLLTLVHLAESEENAELARRALKGVRDSIYSLRYDNFSTLETALPAWRVEIKQRTDAAFVDLQWHIDEVPSDYWLNPRQRINLDRILREAITNILKHARPKTINIGINAHNDELQMVITDDGQSSDYAEWQANTGLYNLQTRAQEIKAQLSWISLNDSEALASGTMLTITLPSMEKKTHAFHPDCR; this is encoded by the coding sequence ATGAGCAATATTAATAACTCCTCCAAGTCTGTATTACCTAAGTATGAACCATCAACATGGATTTACTTGGCAGGATTTATTTATTTAAGCTGCATTTTAGCTAGTACTTGGTTGATAACTCAGCAAGCTTATTTAGGGCTTGGACTTAAAGCGTCCCCAGAGATGAGTGGGCTGCAAGTTACTGAGGTTAACACAATAGGTAGTTCTAATTTAAAAATCGGTGATCAGCTGATTGCGATCACAGGTAAGGACAATAGGCACTCGTTATTAAGTGCATTATCAGTGATGGAAGAGCCTGATAACTTTAAGACATACCCGCAATACAATCAGTTTATAGCCCATCAGCAAGCTTTAAATACTATTTTATCGCAAGAATTGGTTGAGGTCGTTTTAGCCGATGGCCAAAGTATTGAGATAGTAGTCGCCCCCAGTCGCCCGATCAGTCATTTACCTTATCAATATTGGTTGTTGCTAGTTGTTGCTGGTATTGGCTTTTATATTGGTTTATGGCTTTGGGTCTTTCGACGCGGGCAAATTGTTGCCCGATTAATTGCTGTCAGTGGCTTTGGCTTTATGCTTGGAGCCTGTGGCTTGGCTGTGTATACTAATCGTGAATTAGTGATTGATCCTGTACATTTTAAATTGTTATCTACTGTAAATCATTTGGGTAATATCTTATTTGTGAGTTCATCTTTGGCTATACTTTGTTATTATCCGAGTAAAATTGCCAATAAACCTTTTGTTGCTATTATTTTTATAATGATGCTATCAGTGTGGTTGAATGAGACACTACAATATTATGAAGTGCCTATCCACACCTTTTATGTGTTACCTTATTTTGCCACTTCGATACTAGGGCTTATTGCAGGGCGCTGGCAATGGCAGCAACATAAAAATAATCCTGTTGCACGTGCATCTATTCGCTGGTTTTTATTAACCCTGACATTGTGTATTGGTAGCACGCTTGCATTATATTTTATTCCGGCACTTTTTGATGAGGCTCCCTTATTGCCTGTGTGGGTCGCACAAATCATTATGTTAATGTTATATATAGGCTTGGTATTAGGGGTGGTTCAATACCGACTTTTTGATGTTGAGCAATGGTGGTTTAATTGTTGGATCTGGTTCTTTTCAGGTTGCTGTGTGATTGCCATGGATATATTGTTAATGTATTTTTTTAATATTACCCCGCTACAATCTATCAGTGCTGCAGTGTTACTGATTGCTTGGTGTTATTTTCCTCTACGGCAGTGGCTGTGGGCTAAAACGATTCACCCGCAATGTACGCATCTGGAAAATTTTTTACCATTGTTGACTGAGGCTTATATATCCAGCCCATCAATAAAGCATTTTGAACATAGTTGGCCTGATTTATTGGCAAAAATTTATAGACCGCTCTCTGTTAAGGTGCATGCTAGTGTTATTGATACCGTTAGCCTGACTGATCAAGGCTTATCCATTGTTTTACCTAGCTTAGATAATCAGAAATATATTGAATTATCGGGGCTGGAAAGAGGTGCTAAGCTTTTTAGCATGCAAGACGTACATTTTATTGAATCAGCTTTGGTATATGCACGTAACTGTATTAATTGGAAAAGTGTCCGCGAGGAAGGCGCAATCCAAGAGCGTGAGCGAATTCGCCGAGATTTACATGATGATGTCGGCGCATTGTTATTAACCTTGGTACATTTGGCTGAGTCAGAAGAAAATGCTGAATTAGCAAGGCGGGCACTCAAAGGTGTGCGCGATAGTATTTATTCTTTACGCTATGATAACTTTTCAACACTAGAAACCGCTTTACCTGCTTGGCGCGTAGAAATAAAGCAAAGAACTGATGCAGCATTTGTTGACTTACAGTGGCATATAGATGAAGTACCAAGTGATTATTGGCTGAATCCTAGACAGCGTATTAATCTTGATCGTATTTTGCGGGAAGCAATTACCAATATATTGAAGCATGCGCGCCCTAAAACCATTAATATTGGCATTAATGCACATAATGATGAATTGCAAATGGTGATTACCGATGATGGGCAAAGTTCTGACTATGCAGAGTGGCAGGCAAATACAGGGCTGTATAATTTGCAGACCCGCGCACAAGAAATTAAGGCACAATTATCATGGATCTCATTAAATGATTCGGAAGCATTAGCTAGTGGCACTATGCTGACTATTACCTTACCTAGTATGGAGAAAAAAACGCATGCATTCCATCCTGATTGTAGATGA